The Streptomyces rimosus genomic interval CCGCAGTGTTCGTGATGGGTGCGTTGACCAGTCCGAACCCGATGCCGAAGAGCACATACCCGGTGAACAGCAGCGGCGTGCTCGCCTCCGCCTCGAACGCCGCGAACAGCACCCCGCTGGCCACCATCGCCAGCCCCGCCAGCAGCAGGGGAAGCCGTGCGCCCACGGCTCCAACCAACCGCCCGGACAGCGGCGCGAAGACCAGCGTCATGCCCGCCATGGGCAGCATGTACAGCCCCGCGTCCAGCGCTGACAGGCCCCGGACGTCCTGGAGGTAGAGCGTGTTGACGAACAGGAAGCCGCCGAGCGCGGCGAACGCGCAGACCGCCACGACCGTGGCGCCACTGAACGGCGCGCTGCGGAAGAACCGCAGGTCGATCAGCGGCTCGGCGCGCCGCCGCTCGTACCACAGCAGTCCGGCCAGCGCGGCGACCGCGGTCGCGGCGAAGCCCAGGATCAGCGGCGAGGTCCAGCCCGCCGACGGGGCCTCGATGATCGCGTACGTCAGCGTGCCGAGCAGCGCGATCACCAGCAGCTGCCCGACCGGATCGACCCGGCGCGGGTGCGGGGCGCGCGACTCCGGTACGTACCGGACGGTCAGGAACAGCGCGAGCGCCCCGATGGGCACATTGATCCAGAAGATCGCGCGCCAGTCGACGCTCTGCACCAGCAGCCCGCCGACGATCGGCCCGGCCGCCATGCTGATGCCGACCACACCGCCCCACACGCCGATCGCGCGGGCCCGTTCCTTCGGGTCGGTGAAGGTGTTGGTGATGATCGACATCGCGACGGGGTTGAGCATCGAGCCGCCGACGGCCTGCACCATGCGGAACGCCACCAGGCACTCCAGGTTCGGCGCCAGGCTGCACAGCAGCGAGCCGAGCGCGAAGACCACCAGGCCCGCCTGGAAGACCCGGCGCCGCCCGAGCCGGTCCGCGGTGGAGCCGGCCAGCATCAGCAGCGACGCGAGGACCAGGGTGTAGGCGTCGATCGTCCACTGCATCCCGGACAGCGTGGTGTCCAGGTCCTTCTGCATGGAGGGCAGCGCGACGTTCAGCACGGTGTTGTCGAGGCTGACGATCAGCAGGCTCATACAGCAGATGGCCAGGACCAGCAGGCGTCGCCGATGGCTGAGCTGGGGCATAGGTGAACGCTACAACGAACGGGGGCGGGGGGCTTCGGGAGGCTGCCGGGCGGGTGCCGGGCGGGTGCCGGGCAGGGGGCTTGGGGCGACGGGGGGTGCGGGACGGCGGCTCTGGCGGGGGCGTCGGGCGGGTGCGTAACGGAGGCTCCGGCAAGGCCCCGCACGGCGCCGAAACCGCCGCGCGCGTGCGGGACGGCGCCCCAGGCGCCGTTCTTGGACTGCATGCCCAGGAAAACCCCCGCGCGCGTGCGAGACGGCGGCCCCGGTCACAACGTCGGGTGGGGCGCGGCAACGGCCCCGATCATGACTTCCGGCAGATACGTGACACCGGCCCCGGCAATCCTCCCGCGCCGGTGCGCGACAATGGGAGGTCGCCCCCTCCGCCCGCCGACCCAGAAGGAAGCCCGCTCCCCATGACTCAGCTGCAGATCGGCCCGCACGCGGTACAGCCGC includes:
- a CDS encoding MFS transporter translates to MPQLSHRRRLLVLAICCMSLLIVSLDNTVLNVALPSMQKDLDTTLSGMQWTIDAYTLVLASLLMLAGSTADRLGRRRVFQAGLVVFALGSLLCSLAPNLECLVAFRMVQAVGGSMLNPVAMSIITNTFTDPKERARAIGVWGGVVGISMAAGPIVGGLLVQSVDWRAIFWINVPIGALALFLTVRYVPESRAPHPRRVDPVGQLLVIALLGTLTYAIIEAPSAGWTSPLILGFAATAVAALAGLLWYERRRAEPLIDLRFFRSAPFSGATVVAVCAFAALGGFLFVNTLYLQDVRGLSALDAGLYMLPMAGMTLVFAPLSGRLVGAVGARLPLLLAGLAMVASGVLFAAFEAEASTPLLFTGYVLFGIGFGLVNAPITNTAVSGMPRTQAGVAAAIASTSRQVGQSLGVAVIGAVLASGTHAAATGSRFVEASRPAWWIIAGCGAAVLLLGALTTGHWARETARRTAERLESAQDEPDGQAPPGGPGGQPKARIRA